A region from the Candidatus Electrothrix scaldis genome encodes:
- a CDS encoding FISUMP domain-containing protein, with protein sequence MNWKRNTGEAISCLFLLLWTGMGEAADIKLWKAGKNNVTTPVAVGIGKGAAHPEAMLHVDGGIKMGNDSSACTRAKAGTVRWTGKDFEGCNGKNWLSLTSDKSSKSDSPVGIPIVKSATGRIWMDRNLGAAQVATAIDDPAAYGDLYQWGRGTDGHEKRKSKVTYTLSNSAVPGHSSFIYAYVQPQDWLETQNDELWQGEENVINNPCPLGFRLPTKEEWQAEIDAYGTSMEALFNSPLKLTAAGNRCPGFVTVVMCATPGTEGDYWSSTISSDHSQYVEYLYFNRWDDIQLKSDARANGMSVRCIKK encoded by the coding sequence TTGAATTGGAAAAGAAATACTGGTGAGGCTATAAGCTGCCTCTTTTTGTTGCTTTGGACAGGAATGGGCGAAGCAGCAGATATTAAGCTATGGAAAGCAGGGAAGAATAACGTGACGACTCCTGTTGCTGTCGGTATAGGTAAAGGTGCTGCTCATCCGGAGGCAATGCTTCATGTAGACGGAGGAATCAAGATGGGGAACGATTCTTCGGCCTGTACTCGGGCCAAGGCGGGTACAGTACGCTGGACAGGTAAAGACTTTGAAGGATGTAACGGAAAAAACTGGCTCTCTCTCACAAGTGACAAGTCATCTAAATCAGATTCACCTGTTGGTATTCCTATAGTCAAGTCGGCTACCGGTCGAATTTGGATGGACCGAAATCTCGGAGCAGCTCAAGTGGCCACTGCAATAGATGACCCAGCAGCTTACGGAGACCTGTATCAGTGGGGAAGAGGAACAGACGGTCACGAAAAACGTAAGAGCAAAGTCACCTACACATTGAGTAATTCTGCTGTACCCGGTCACAGTTCTTTTATCTATGCGTATGTGCAGCCGCAAGATTGGCTGGAAACACAAAATGATGAACTCTGGCAGGGTGAAGAAAACGTTATAAACAACCCTTGTCCGCTTGGCTTCCGTTTACCCACCAAGGAAGAATGGCAGGCGGAGATAGATGCCTACGGTACTTCAATGGAGGCACTGTTTAACTCACCGTTAAAACTTACGGCTGCTGGTAACCGCTGTCCGGGATTTGTTACAGTTGTTATGTGTGCAACGCCTGGAACTGAAGGTGATTACTGGTCAAGTACGATTTCATCTGATCATTCACAATATGTCGAATATCTGTACTTCAACAGATGGGACGACATCCAGCTCAAGTCTGATGCCCGAGCAAATGGAATGAGTGTACGGTGCATAAAAAAATAG
- a CDS encoding methyltransferase domain-containing protein — MSKAKVKFAGKKILSNIILLSVRLREPGRQKFICSLCGYHGVFLDNAFNDHKVCHSICPKCLSFERHRLQKLVFGELEKEYPFSSMSILHVAPEYFFQAELKKKFKKYESVDLTMEDVDYHADLCNLPMKNNSYDFLVASHVLEHIKDDEKALQEIHRVLTPGGIAILPVPVTVEKTVEYPEVNWNEWGHVRAPGPDYFERYRRIFSNCKLYSSNDFPKEHQIYIYEDRTTWPNKKMPYLTPMDGVKHVDYVPVCLKSPS; from the coding sequence ATGAGTAAAGCGAAGGTGAAGTTTGCCGGAAAAAAAATACTAAGTAATATTATATTACTTAGTGTTCGACTCAGAGAACCGGGGAGGCAAAAATTCATTTGTTCACTCTGTGGTTATCATGGTGTATTTTTAGACAATGCGTTTAATGATCATAAAGTGTGTCATTCAATCTGTCCGAAGTGTTTGTCATTTGAGAGGCATAGATTACAGAAGCTTGTGTTTGGGGAATTAGAAAAAGAATATCCCTTCTCTTCCATGTCAATATTACATGTTGCGCCGGAATATTTTTTTCAAGCAGAGCTTAAAAAGAAGTTCAAAAAATATGAATCTGTTGATTTAACTATGGAAGATGTCGATTACCATGCAGATCTGTGTAATTTACCTATGAAAAATAATTCATATGACTTTTTGGTTGCTTCACATGTCCTTGAACATATTAAGGACGATGAAAAAGCGCTGCAAGAAATACACCGCGTCTTGACCCCCGGGGGTATCGCTATCTTACCTGTTCCTGTAACAGTCGAAAAAACCGTTGAATATCCAGAAGTAAACTGGAATGAATGGGGACATGTCAGGGCACCGGGACCGGATTACTTCGAGAGATATAGACGTATTTTTTCAAATTGTAAGCTATACTCTTCAAATGATTTTCCTAAAGAGCATCAAATTTATATTTATGAAGATAGAACTACATGGCCCAATAAAAAAATGCCTTATTTGACCCCGATGGATGGGGTTAAGCATGTTGATTATGTTCCTGTATGTCTTAAATCTCCTTCCTGA
- a CDS encoding Calx-beta domain-containing protein — protein MKRRKTLTKLMHLFFLFFLMLTVLSSTGCKKDKDSEQETVQTVAAVEEQSAARASSNLKLMEISIGNSSVTEGDEGVSSLKLTVTCTSSPRKNRDVTVEWSTSDATGTSAAQATAGEDYTASNGVLTFKKGGSLQQQIIVPIKSDVDVEEDEMFLVTLEHPVNTTIANGVGEALILNDDSGGTPEISNETKYANLPNGTVIADHFNDFSRNDYGGDAAYETISVSGQEFTEAVQVEIKKVPSADSRVNMTINSPIQLPQDDIILVSFYARTITPSSSGDGHIEFLLQHNGEPWTEYVTWPMDIGTEWKRYYIPFTIQAWRAKRGEYYVPPPSDGDDNTFGVKEVRFRFSLGYYPQKLQFADMRIVDFGTSVTGPELPATSLPAKTDNITIPGNASGTGDSSWTPELLAQAEAGNMYLPDFSYAGYHNGEKPLPTGEGWTVINVLDYGATPNDDTNDTRAIKDAISAAENISGGVVLSFPPGRFILRNVLIIDKEKFIFRGAGSQKGGTVLAVTRPMNKMNKPELIQDIEQDIISSNRKTNHGDLYSPFSWAGGVIWVGTTKYFAATGTAAQTTGTALRGSHTVSTQDASEVVAGDVVQLRYYDNSPANPLYDHVYECTSAELPDGFGGALEDNPEVWQNITVKSVSGNQVTFKEPLNHDIQKGWHGELKTMKWFREIGIEGIAVEFPAVNYAGHHIEDGYNGIFMSGCLDCWVKDVRVTNSDSGIIVDSCKNVTVQNIVINGRGGHYALMASDSDQVLFRDFQSDTRTCHTLSFNTYARTTTYTHGSVIDVSFDQHNGMNHQNLLDDLDVLGEVRDLWEHGGNDSRRPTHGAFNTAWNLRFSPAGQVPVQGISINDGPNAYFIGLSSDALLMFTYGPDAYTEGLGRRDLAVPSLYEYQLSRRTAGATD, from the coding sequence ATGAAGCGACGCAAAACACTTACTAAACTAATGCATTTGTTTTTTTTATTTTTTTTAATGCTGACTGTTCTTTCATCGACAGGGTGCAAAAAAGATAAAGATTCAGAACAGGAGACGGTGCAAACTGTTGCAGCAGTAGAAGAACAAAGTGCCGCTCGTGCGAGCAGTAATTTGAAATTGATGGAAATTTCTATCGGTAACAGTTCCGTTACTGAAGGTGACGAGGGGGTATCCAGTCTTAAGCTGACGGTTACATGCACCTCATCTCCCCGTAAGAACAGAGATGTTACAGTGGAATGGTCGACCTCCGATGCGACAGGAACAAGTGCTGCTCAGGCTACAGCCGGAGAAGATTACACGGCAAGCAACGGAGTCTTGACCTTTAAAAAGGGGGGCAGTCTGCAACAGCAAATTATTGTCCCTATAAAAAGTGATGTTGATGTAGAAGAGGATGAGATGTTCCTGGTAACCCTTGAACACCCTGTTAATACCACTATTGCAAATGGTGTCGGGGAGGCATTGATATTAAATGATGACAGTGGCGGCACTCCTGAAATTTCCAATGAAACGAAATATGCAAATCTTCCGAACGGCACAGTTATCGCGGATCATTTTAATGATTTTTCTCGGAATGATTATGGTGGGGATGCTGCCTATGAGACAATATCGGTTTCCGGCCAAGAATTTACCGAGGCTGTACAGGTCGAAATCAAAAAAGTCCCGTCTGCAGATTCTCGCGTCAATATGACAATTAACTCACCAATACAGCTTCCCCAAGACGATATTATTCTAGTGTCATTTTACGCTAGAACAATAACACCGAGTTCCAGCGGAGATGGACATATTGAGTTTCTTCTGCAGCATAACGGCGAGCCATGGACGGAATATGTTACCTGGCCAATGGACATTGGTACTGAATGGAAGCGATATTACATTCCGTTCACCATTCAAGCTTGGAGGGCAAAAAGAGGAGAGTATTATGTTCCACCACCATCAGATGGAGATGACAATACCTTTGGTGTAAAAGAAGTTCGGTTTCGCTTTTCTCTCGGTTATTATCCGCAGAAACTTCAGTTTGCAGATATGCGGATAGTGGATTTCGGCACTTCTGTAACCGGACCCGAATTGCCGGCCACCTCCCTTCCTGCAAAAACTGATAACATCACTATACCGGGAAATGCATCCGGTACCGGTGATAGTAGCTGGACACCTGAATTGCTTGCTCAAGCCGAAGCTGGAAATATGTATCTCCCTGATTTCAGTTATGCAGGATATCATAATGGTGAAAAACCGTTACCGACCGGTGAAGGATGGACGGTGATTAATGTTCTTGACTACGGAGCAACACCTAATGATGATACAAATGATACGCGAGCAATAAAAGATGCTATCAGCGCAGCGGAAAACATCAGCGGGGGAGTAGTGCTTTCTTTCCCACCAGGAAGATTTATCCTTAGGAATGTATTGATAATTGATAAGGAGAAATTTATTTTTCGAGGCGCAGGAAGTCAAAAGGGTGGTACCGTGCTGGCAGTAACAAGACCAATGAACAAAATGAATAAGCCTGAACTGATACAGGATATTGAGCAAGATATTATATCTTCCAATAGAAAAACTAATCACGGCGACCTCTATTCGCCCTTTTCTTGGGCAGGTGGTGTTATTTGGGTGGGCACGACTAAATATTTTGCGGCGACCGGAACAGCGGCACAGACAACAGGAACTGCTCTTCGAGGCTCGCATACCGTATCAACTCAAGATGCAAGCGAGGTTGTTGCTGGTGATGTTGTTCAGCTACGATACTATGATAACTCTCCGGCAAATCCTTTATACGACCATGTATACGAATGCACTTCAGCTGAATTGCCGGATGGATTTGGTGGGGCTTTGGAAGATAATCCAGAGGTCTGGCAGAATATTACGGTGAAAAGTGTGTCAGGCAATCAGGTAACTTTCAAAGAACCGTTAAATCACGACATCCAGAAAGGTTGGCATGGAGAACTGAAAACAATGAAGTGGTTTCGTGAAATCGGCATTGAGGGAATCGCGGTAGAATTTCCAGCGGTTAATTATGCGGGGCATCATATCGAAGATGGTTATAACGGTATTTTTATGTCAGGTTGCCTAGACTGTTGGGTTAAAGATGTCCGGGTCACAAACAGTGATTCCGGCATTATTGTCGATAGTTGTAAGAATGTGACAGTTCAGAATATAGTGATTAATGGACGTGGAGGACATTATGCCTTAATGGCATCAGATTCCGATCAGGTTTTGTTTCGCGACTTTCAGTCAGACACGCGAACTTGTCACACCTTGAGCTTTAATACCTATGCGAGGACAACGACTTATACACATGGAAGTGTAATAGACGTTTCCTTTGATCAGCATAACGGTATGAACCATCAAAATCTTTTAGATGATCTTGATGTGTTAGGGGAAGTTCGAGACCTCTGGGAACATGGCGGCAATGATTCTCGTAGACCGACGCATGGTGCATTTAATACAGCATGGAATTTGCGTTTTAGTCCTGCTGGTCAGGTTCCTGTACAGGGGATATCTATTAACGATGGGCCCAATGCATATTTTATTGGCCTCTCCAGTGATGCGTTGCTGATGTTCACTTATGGCCCTGATGCATATACGGAGGGCCTTGGCCGAAGAGACCTTGCAGTCCCATCTCTTTATGAATATCAGCTATCACGCCGTACAGCCGGAGCTACTGACTGA